From a region of the Panicum virgatum strain AP13 chromosome 2K, P.virgatum_v5, whole genome shotgun sequence genome:
- the LOC120685852 gene encoding microtubule-associated protein futsch-like isoform X3: MVGLGTGAPIVQVYHEKSIILPDVSRVLACLYEKDIKFETHTASYKSLLRLQASSHAPVPFYDGPTFLEESRGICRYIAEKYEHQGYPFLLGKDALERASVEQWLHNEEHAFNPPSRALYCYLAFPLDEEDGDDIDMHTRKLEEVLEVYEQRLSDSRFLAGNKFTLADLVHLPNSHYITASDKFVYLYDSRKNVSRWWDEISNRKSWQQVLRHMKRVEEQNRQEELKQQQQKEHPRTSGHPIRIDSIKLIGTEPRTILVPPADTVSSSSIAPPHPTDTFPGEALVSSSQTTPTDKTSAVLSKETTIFNAPDEKPPTSVQNARTTSIKHPIPVQRIKDDAFPTAAKKPPVAGTAKSSTKDASIPEPTAKDLHTRHKPSSSKDGSNNLDVFDYYPSYTDEETPYIEPTQRNSDLLDAFSGSNIAAGHTKTSSISAKEPDQPSVSDFYKSHSRATGIDSQNKESIPYSGRTAPDLEPADTSGSKLHTTGVHRRLQPEQWHTATAKLNDLQQDADQLMSTQQGKPSKDVKQYPSQDSEQAISHPIPEEPMSMELVQRRENTTQRPYTDQRSRGIVEDKASCDQRNALLLPSAQEHAATPSWQEAAKDARGRIPWQAGYPGGQDTNKQPRDPASVPRQRAAQDARGTFGESKAADSTIPSENFPDASGSSLPRQDLDAAHHTTAPFQKRYPGTEDTSKQAKDKISTPWPMTDKDAEDTTEETQISDSSLSQVRPSYFQKADAPPWKQETTEDRHSGTSSIQEKHANVKDSTGISRDVAFKPNQTIGQDDQDTFNETKSGGPSLLRDQQTDTWQAASTLSEKEVNQDGRSVAPPWQTGYPSSTPPSKTRYQIAKDVSKQPTGTAPTPKKKAAQDDKGTSEESNTADEIASTDQPLSAWRAPISPRRQEVENSSRMNTPFQKRYPGDQDSMQVAHNASASWQIAPDGRKDIFEETKPADSRTSAKPVYTQQAPPPLPRQTEAEDGQGKGRQSRVTIPEPQEMVARNAQVTHGERKTTTPGEHFLDRLQAIPQSSPAAAKDVQSATGETRKFPDILDTTKKSRDTFEETKDPDSTLPRAQSLGAGDAQRTIGESGTPTSDLRKDVLRRLQPDAQDPFQQSKLSAIDQKDLGPLSSKERDAKDALATTSEEKSISAERHREMIKSKPQGSIKVQKASSLYQKQPPVGQDNQEPAQITEAVEKANGSIPKHQQASDILYTLDEKIDTTAPANAKSRSNFGAEELYRKDTTTDQKLVPPLLSKDLTSQVQPSSESLQEAASRGDLSTDPSTIEQWQRASVPLNDATSSSGYDEIGMATIDQKLTPMSQKATPSSEGVNQMAKESGEQRVEPHVPVEAETSGVQSASPSFPGASTAHHATTDDKFSKQSIIDERVGEPTKMQASIPAHIAAPDGHSELVSIPDGQISEAAKTRHDQATLEDVHDANLPILDVAKDIFKETKLADSTPSSAKPMYTQQPGHAEVEDTRDRGTKSRETAPDQQKMVERSAGTAGEQFSDRLKAIPPSKYREGTIDDQKVAPPPLSRELTSQVQPPSEPSHEAALHGDFPSKQSTIDQWRHASAPLHDVTSGFGDDEVAMSVVDQKPTPMGQQESDEQRVGPPVPVEAETSGAQRASPSFLGAPVDDHATIGDKFAKQSIFDERAGKPIHMQISSPDAHPASELTKRAAPEGHETGDSDGQISEATKARDPATVHEDVNDVNLSTHDVGKDTFKETKVSDSTPSNAKPMYTQQPATTPSRQTQVNEARDKSMQSRETIPEQQKMVEIKTGISGEQSSDYKKAIHPSRQVAAAEDAPNGDRIQFPYIPDSSKKSRVTFEEAIDPGSTLPKAQPLDSQDSQLMKGESTMPTADQRKGWEDEKDDETIMTEEKSFSTERLREMFQESESTTPKTQQAGEKIDNSTPEHQESSGASYTSDEKLSASAPARADIRDDHSADKPYKKYTADDQKVAPSLSSKGPASQVQPLAAPFQRAVPDGDSPSKQFTIDQWQRASAPLHGESADSAPKQMHEPITAAHPASASTIRTSPDGHEAGSSKLVRTPEDRKLEAAKATQDPDAIHENVHDAAIDENTATYHASGDELITGYVHDRQAHPPASTQAQPTVETPRDYDSSQYEQKSTPSDKGSSHVAQPLSSVEPIKEDSNVSATDYANAPQMIFRQQARPSAPSTVGIPASDTQGVIGEIQEFTPDNRRTDDSEQVADVSQAIPGQEEMTSPPSATVFPTSDAQLASAEIQEVIPDDKQAVESAFGPGEVGPPEKKFAPSDQELPHSAEQPTSGKSRKEQTVVPTAEQIKQQPTVIGQKDTPDTREALTSEDVLDTAPTHGDVHPTGSIEPDRRPLSIQGEETQEPRPRVAKDSLDTEDISTDALGNVQFLKPSTTPGALHITTGITPVDVALAEQTSSTSGQDSADPAEPAFPLGPRNKEIRDSTPSGLLISSTDPSKRDAIVAVPDQAKDLQTTPSGQDILSTQRPSGKVQETVPGDDSSNDEPLRPSSAVREGEPSKVVPASVPGQASAYPAQPPSSSEARSKEIGDLAPSAQLNVTNEPKNGDDIVAAPDQAKDSETTPGQQVKLSAPSSYTQHPSGTLEEDEPADNPGEAKSSKPRSVAQEGKTSTAVPASVPDTQYGAAPNQVAVDEQKFALSGQDSAHTTLPAPAPGTQYGTELHKADDEQKFASSGQDSVHPVQPAFSTDEQAKEDTVTATDQTSTLEKIIGQKDTTPTPDKAKAPFSGTPDASRETQKSADDDRIDDKHPGQGRISRYRNVSEPPEGPTPEVHSDAVIKETTLGSSQAETSKTRPDSAPSSGDVPATNSLPETQDRQGSAYARNVPADSLQNIKSPGHLSSDQALAPIMSPSVPSVAPLGTVPSTNSVQLQWKASMASTVDLESVPDTQHGIPRGEATPAEQKFAVSDQELPHTSELPSAAKTRKEKANAAMGDQPNVPQGPETVRHQVKAPSSDARETLPKDQQPSGAALPEQITHPVLPSDLRDRPTPEVGRTVVDKETTLLSSQAQTSTSEPDSTLFSGDVSPTGSLQNQDAQPPVAIQAPATQSLQGSAPTHDDSLGKFESPRQASTDQVMAPVSDSAAPVDASQVTETGQDSAESIQPPFSSEPTEDNTVVTAADQTKDVETEIHQQAIAPAPDSAKTPFPGTQDASRKIQESTPDNGHINEPFPSQEQMLLGGSSSQPREGQITDPYGTNVNGRTGTSLSSQANSADPGSDLAPTHTDVHASVDEGPTGIYFAAPGAQKQLPAETQDVSLDSSSKTKSTGQESMAPTRDLASSPDTQLDSSRTQHEAAPAGQKFAVSDQGFSNASKSPSFAEPRKEETNAGAADQVSVPQTTAAHKIPSATSDAPQGVEPGQVSAHASEPPFSAEASNETSHAARAPESHEGTTPQVRSPVVDAKTTLPSRQVQTANAGPDSTPISGDVPDRSSLHNQEAQLSAATQVPTIQAQGSASTKNEPADSLLGDIKSRRQLPTDEVMAPITSFAAPSDSSQGTEPGTNSAQPSEEASFDFSSDEKPTTTQGDQAKTLPNVDLPTSQVAGQSESEDFRRVDSQENLKGASPNEPKTQQQLQQFNTQSFKENNEEADEPGNPQPSEQAIIDSPEGNENQAEQTKPRDTETGGPEDMEASENSNQKNSRISQVETSDHSGKEASGVQRLAENTKDAPNSTEDVPGDVEAFSKSKESSRSSEEPKVQLQSVDENGSSETGQPTEGDLPANSYQNGGRQSQAEALDKSDEQSYPGIQNKDRDSGRSNDSADPTKTGDMED, from the exons AATCCAGAGGAATCTGCCGCTACATAGCAGAAAAATATGAACACCAAGGATATCCATTCCTCCTTGGGAAGGATGCCTTGGAGAGGGCTTCGGTTGAGCAATGGCTCCACAATGAGGAGCATGCTTTCAACCCTCCAAGCCGGGCCTTGTACTGCTATTTGGCCTTTCCCCTGGATGAAGAAGATGGTGATGATATTGACATGCATACAAGAAAGCTAGAAGAAGTTCTGGAAGTTTACGAGCAAAGGCTCAGTGACAGCAGATTCCTTGCTGGAAACAAGTTCACCCTTGCTGACCTTGTTCACCTGCCAAACTCCCACTACATCACAGCATCTGACAAGTTTGTCTACCTGTATGACTCGAGGAAAAATGTGAGCAGGTGGTGGGATGAGATTTCTAATCGGAAGTCTTGGCAGCAAGTACTGAGGCATATGAAGAGGGTGGAGGAGCAGAACAGGCAAgaggaactgaagcagcagcagcagaaagaGCATCCTAGAACCTCTGGCCACCCGATCCGGATAGACTCTATAAAGCTGATCGGCACAGAACCTCGCACAATATTGGTTCCTCCTGCTGATACTGTGTCATCATCTTCCATAGCTCCTCCCCATCCTACTGATACGTTCCCCGGTGAAGCACTGGTTTCCTCTAGCCAAACCACTCCTACTGATAAAACTTCAGCTGtcctaagcaaggaaactacaATCTTTAATGCCCCTGACGAAAAACCACCAACCTCAGTTCAAAACGCTCGTACCACTTCTATAAAACATCCTATTCCTGTTCAAAGAATTAAAGATGATGCCTTCCCTACCGCTGCCAAGAAACCTCCAGTAGCCGGTACTGCCAAGTCCAGCACTAAAGATGCCTCAATCCCTGAACCCACTGCAAAAGACCTCCATACTAGACATAAGCCAAGTTCATCAAAGGATGGTTCTAATAACCTTGATGTGTTTGATTACTACCCAAGCTATACTGATGAAGAAACACCATACATTGAACCTACTCAAAGAAATTCGGATCTGTTGGATGCATTCTCTGGGTCCAACATTGCCGCTGGTCATACTAAAACCAGTTCAATATCAGCCAAAGAGCCTGACCAACCCAGTGTATCTGATTTCTACAAGAGTCACAGCAGAGCCACTGGTATTGATTCTCAGAACAAAGAATCAATTCCATATTCTGGTCGTACTGCACCAGACCTTGAACCTGCAGATACTTCTGGTAGCAAGCTCCATACAACTGGTGTTCATCGTAGGCTGCAGCCTGAGCAGTGGCATACTGCTACAGCCAAATTAAATGACCTACAGCAAGATGCTGATCAACTAATGTCTACTCAACAAGGAAAACCAAGCAAAGATGTGAAGCAGTACCCATCGCAAGATTCAGAACAAGCAATCTCACATCCTATTCCTGAAGAGCCAATGAGCATGGAATTGGTTCAAAGACGAGAAAATACAACTCAAAGACCCTATACTGACCAGAGAAGTCGAGGAATTGTGGAGGATAAAGCATCTTGTGATCAGAGAAATGCATTACTGCTCCCTTCTGCACAAGAGCATGCTGCAACTCCATCATGGCAAGAAGCAGCTAAAGATGCTCGAGGCAGAATTCCATGGCAAGCTGGATATCCAGGCGGTCAAGATACCAACAAGCAACCTAGAGACCCTGCTTCTGTACCAAGGCAAAGAGCAGCTCAAGATGCTAGAGGTACATTTGGTGAATCAAAGGCTGCGGACTCCACTATACCCAGTGAAAATTTTCCAGATGCTTCTGGATCTTCTCTCCCAAGGCAAGATTTAGATGCTGCTCACCACACTACAGCACCATTTCAAAAGAGATATCCTGGAACTGAAGATACCTCCAAGCAAGCTAAAGACAAAATTTCTACTCCATGGCCAATGACTGACAAAGATGCTGAAGATACCACTGAAGAAACACAAATTTCTGACTCTTCATTATCCCAAGTGCGACCTTCGTATTTTCAGAAAGCTGATGCTCCTCCATGGAAGCAAGAAACAACTGAAGATCGTCATAGTGGAACTTCATCAATCCAAGAAAAACATGCTAATGTCAAAGACAGCACTGGAATATCTAGGGATGTTGCTTTCAAGCCAAATCAAACGATTggtcaagatgatcaagacacCTTCAATGAAACAAAGTCTGGTGGCCCCTCATTGCTTAGGGACCAACAAACAGACACTTGGCAAGCTGCATCTACTTTATCAGAGAAAGAAGTAAACCAAGATGGTCGTAGTGTGGCTCCACCATGGCAAACAGGATATCCAAGTTCAACTCCTCCATCCAAAACAAGATACCAAATTGCTAAGGATGTCAGCAAGCAACCAACAGGGACTGCTCCAACACCTAAGAAGAAAGCAGCCCAAGATGATAAAGGAACCTCTGAAGAATCAAATACTGCTGATGAAATAGCATCAACCGATCAGCCTTTAAGTGCCTGGAGAGCTCCTATTTCTCCACGAAGACAAGAGGTGGAGAATTCTTCTAGGATGAATACACCATTCCAAAAGAGATATCCTGGTGATCAAGACAGCATGCAAGTTGCCCACAATGCTTCTGCATCATGGCAAATTGCACCTGATGGTCGTAAAGATATCTTTGAAGAAACAAAACCTGCTGACTCTAGAACAAGTGCAAAACCTGTGTACACACAacaagctcctcctcctcttccaagACAAACAGAAGCTGAAGATGGTCAGGGCAAAGGCAGACAAAGTAGAGTAACCATTCCTGAACCACAGGAAATGGTAGCAAGAAATGCTCAAGTCACACATGGAGAAAGGAAGACCACTACACCTGGAGAGCATTTTTTAGATCGTCTGCAAGCTATTCCACAATCAAGTCCGGCAGCAGCAAAAGATGTCCAGAGTGCAACTGGTGAGACAAGAAAATTTCCAGATATTCTTGACACTACCAAGAAATCTAGAGACACCTTTGAAGAAACCAAAGATCCTGACTCTACATTACCCAGAGCACAATCTTTGGGTGCTGGAGATGCTCAACGCACCATTGGAGAATCTGGAACACCAACTTCTGATCTAAGGAAGGATGTTTTAAGACGACTCCAGCCAGATGCTCAAGATCCATTTCAGCAATCAAAATTATCAGCTATTGATCAGAAAGACTTGGGTCCATTATCATCGAAGGAAAGAGATGCAAAAGATGCTCTGGCCACCACGAGTGAAGAAAAATCAATCTCAGCTGAGAGGCATAGGGAGATGATCAAAAGCAAACCCCAGGGCTCCATTAAGGTACAAAAAGCATCATCTCTTTACCAGAAACAGCCTCCAGTTGGACAAGACAACCAGGAACCAGCTCAAATCACTGAAGCTGTTGAGAAAGCAAATGGTTCCATACCAAAGCATCAACAAGCTTCTGATATTCTGTATACTTTGGATGAGAAAATAGATACTACAGCACCAGCCAATGCAAAATCTCGTTCCAACTTCGGTGCAGAAGAGCTGTACAGAAAAGATACTACCACAGATCAGAAATTGGTGCCACCTCTGTTGAGCAAAGATCTAACTTCCCAGGTGCAACCTTCCTCTGAATCATTACAAGAAGCAGCTTCCCGTGGCGATCTGTCTACCGATCCATCCACCATTGAACAATGGCAGCGTGCATCTGTGCCATTAAATGATGCAACTTCTAGTTCTGGTTATGATGAGATTGGCATGGCTACCATTGATCAGAAGCTAACACCAATGAGCCAAAAAGCTACTCCCAGTTCCGAGGGTGTCAACCAGATGGCCAAAGAATCCGGCGAGCAGAGAGTGGAACCCCATGTACCAGTAGAAGCAGAAACATCTGGTGTTCAAAGTGCTTCACCATCATTCCCAGGAGCTTCCACAGCACATCATGCCACTACTGATGATAAGTTTTCTAAGCAGTCAATTATTGATGAAAGAGTTGGAGAACCAACAAAAATGCAAGCATCTATTCCAGCACATATAGCAGCTCCTGATGGTCATTCAGAGCTTGTCAGCATACCTGATGGGCAAATATCAGAGGCTGCAAAAACTAGACATGATCAAGCCACACTCGAAGATGTTCATGATGCCAATTTGCCAATTCTTGATGTTGCTAAAGATATCTTCAAAGAAACAAAGCTTGCTGACTCTACACCATCTAGTGCAAAACCTATGTACACTCAACAACCAGGGCATGCAGAAGTAGAAGACACCAGGGACAGAGGGACAAAAAGTAGAGAAACTGCTCCTGACCAACAAAAGATGGTGGAAAGAAGTGCAGGTACAGCTGGAGAGCAATTTTCAGATCGTCTGAAAGCAATTCCTCCATCAAAATATAGAGAAGGTACTATAGATGACCAGAAAGTGGCACCACCTCCTTTAAGCAGAGAACTAACTTCCCAAGTCCAACCTCCCTCCGAACCATCACATGAGGCAGCTCTCCATGGAGATTTTCCTAGCAAACAATCCACCATTGATCAATGGCGACATGCATCTGCTCCATTGCATGATGTGACTTCTGGTTTTGGTGATGATGAGGTAGCCATGTCCGTCGTTGATCAGAAGCCAACACCAATGGGACAGCAAGAATCTGATGAGCAAAGAGTGGGACCACCTGTACCAGTAGAAGCAGAAACATCTGGTGCTCAACGTGCTTCACCATCATTTCTAGGAGCACCTGTGGATGATCATGCCACTATTGGTGATAAGTTTGCCAAGCAGTCAATTTTTGATGAAAGAGCTGGTAAACCAATACATATGCAAATATCAAGTCCAGATGCTCATCCTGCTTCGGAACTTACTAAGAGAGCAGCTCCTGAAGGTCATGAAACTGGTGATTCTGATGGCCAAATATCAGAAGCAACAAAAGCTAGAGATCCAGCCACAGTCCATGAAGATGTTAATGATGTCAATTTGTCAACTCATGACGTGGGTAAAGATACCTTCAAGGAAACTAAGGTTTCTGACTCTACACCATCCAATGCCAAACCTATGTACACTCAGCAACCTGCTACTACTCCATCAAGACAAACACAAGTTAATGAAGCTAGGGACAAAAGCATGCAAAGTAGAGAAACTATTCCTGAACAACAAAAAATGGTGGAAATAAAGACAGGCATATCTGGAGAGCAGTCATCAGATTATAAGAAAGCAATTCATCCATCAAGACAGGTAGCAGCAGCTGAGGATGCTCCAAATGGTGATAGAATACAGTTTCCATACATTCCTGACAGTTCCAAGAAGTCTAGAGTCACCTTTGAAGAAGCTATTGATCCTGGCTCTACATTACCCAAAGCACAACCTTTGGATTCCCAAGATTCTCAGCTCATGAAAGGAGAATCTACAATGCCAACTGCTGACCAAAGGAAGGGCTGGGAGGATGAAAAAGATGATGAAACAATCATGACTGAAGAAAAGTCATTCTCAACAGAGCGCCTTAGGGAGATGTTCCAGGAAAGTGAATCCACAACACCCAAGACACAGCAAGCTGGTGAGAAAATAGATAATTCTACACCAGAGCATCAAGAATCTTCTGGTGCTTCATACACTTCTGATGAGAAATTAAGTGCTTCTGCACCAGCCAGAGCAGATATTCGTGATGATCACAGTGCAGACAAGCCTTATAAAAAATACACTGCCGATGATCAGAAAGTGGCTCCATCTCTATCAAGCAAAGGACCAGCATCCCAAGTGCAACCTCTCGCTGCACCATTTCAAAGAGCAGTCCCTGATGGAGATTCTCCTAGCAAACAATTCACCATTGATCAATGGCAACGTGCGTCTGCTCCATTACATGGTGAAAGTGCTGATTCTGCTCCAAAACAGATGCACGAACCAATTACTGCTGCTCATCCTGCTTCAGCATCTACCATCAGAACAAGTCCTGATGGTCATGAAGCAGGTAGTTCAAAGCTTGTCAGGACACCTGAGGACCGAAAATTAGAGGCTGCAAAAGCTACACAAGATCCAGACGCAATCCATGAAAATGTTCATGATGCGGCTATTGATGAAAATACAGCAACATATCATGCTAGTGGTGATGAGCTCATCACAGGATATGTACATGATCGACAGGCACATCCACCTGCATCAACTCAAGCACAGCCAACTGTTGAAACTCCTCGTGACTATGATTCATCCCAATATGAACAGAAATCCACTCCATCAG ATAAAGGATCATCTCATGTTGCACAACCTCTTTCCTCTGTTGAACCAATAAAGGAAGACAGTAATGTTTCTGCAACTGATTACGCTAATGCGCCGCAAATGATTTTTCGGCAACAAGCCAGACCATCTGCACCAAGTACAGTAGGAATTCCAGCCTCAGATACCCAGGGTGTTATAGGGGAAATCCAGGAGTTTACTCCTGATAACCGCCGCACTGATGATTCAGAACAGGTTGCAGATGTATCACAAGCAATCCCTGGTCAAGAAGAAATGACATCTCCGCCAAGCGCAACAGTTTTCCCAACCTCAGATGCACAGCTTGCCTCAGCAGAAATTCAGGAAGTCATTCCTGATGATAAACAGGCTGTTGAGTCTGCTTTTGGACCAGGTGAAGTAGGTCCTCCTGAAAAGAAATTTGCTCCATCAG ATCAAGAATTACCTCATTCTGCAGAACAGCCTACCTCCGGTAAATCAAGGAAAGAACAAACTGTTGTTCCCACTGCTGAACAAATCAAGCAACAACCAACTGTCATTGGTCAAAAAGACACACCAGATACAAGAGAGGCTCTGACATCAGAAGATGTGCTTGATACTGCGCCTACCCATGGCGACGTTCACCCTACTGGTAGCATTGAACCAGACAGAAGACCTTTATCAATTCAAGGGGAAGAAACTCAAGAACCACGACCTCGTGTGGCTAAAGACTCCCTAGACACTGAAGATATATCTACTGATGCGTTAGGAAATGTTCAATTCTTGAAACCATCAACAACTCCAGGTGCTCTTCATATCACAACTGGTATTACACCTGTTGATGTAGCTTTGGCTGAACAGACATCTTCCACATCAG GTCAAGATTCTGCGGATCCTGCAGAACCAGCCTTCCCTCTTGGTCCAAGGAACAAAGAAATTAGAGATTCAACTCCTTCAGGACTACTTATTTCCTCTACCGACCCAAGTAAAAGAGATGCTATTGTTGCTGTACCTGATCAAGCCAAGGACTTGCAAACAACTCCCAGTGGACAGGACATATTGTCCACCCAGCGTCCTTCAGGGAAGGTTCAGGAAACTGTACCTGGTGATGACTCAAGCAACGATGAGCCATTGAGACCATCCTCTGCTGTTCGAGAAGGCGAACCCTCCAAAGTGGTCCCAGCATCAGTTCCAG GTCAAGCTTCTGCTTATCCGGCACAGCCTCCTTCCTCTTCTGAGGCAAGGAGCAAAGAGATTGGAGATTTAGCTCCTTCCGCACAACTAAATGTCACTAACGAGCCAAAAAATGGAGATGATATTGTTGCTGCACCTGATCAAGCCAAGGACTCCGAAACAACTCCTGGACAACAAGTCAAATTATCTGCACCATCCTCTTATACCCAGCATCCTTCAGGGACACTTGAGGAAGATGAACCTGCTGATAATCCAGGTGAGGCAAAGTCTTCCAAACCACGCTCTGTTGCTCAAGAAGGCAAGACATCTACAGCAGTCCCAGCATCAGTTCCAGACACACAATATGGTGCTGCACCAAATCAAGTAGCAGTTGATGAGCAAAAGTTTGCTCTGTCAG GCCAAGATTCTGCCCATACAACAttaccagctccagctccaggtaCACAATATGGTACAGAACTACATAAAGCAGATGATGAACAAAAGTTTGCTTCATCAG GTCAAGATTCTGTTCATCCTGTACAGCCAGCTTTCTCTACTgatgaacaagcaaaagaagacaCTGTTACTGCAACAGATCAAACCAGCACACTGGAAAAAATAATTGGTCAAAAAGATACGACTCCTACTCCAGACAAAGCAAAAGCTCCCTTCTCGGGTACTCCTGATGCTTCAAGGGAAACTCAGAAAAGTGCTGATGATGATCGCATTGATGACAAACATCCAGGCCAGGGGCGAATTTCTCGTTATAGAAATGTTTCTGAGCCACCCGAAGGACCTACCCCTGAAGTGCACAGTGATGCTGTCATTAAGGAGACGACACTTGGATCTAGTCAAGCAGAAACTTCAAAGACTAGACCTGATTCAGCACCAAGCAGCGGTGATGTGCCAGCAACAAATTCTTTGCCAGAAACACAGGATCGGCAGGGCTCTGCATATGCCCGGAATGTACCCGCTGATTCCTTACAAAATATCAAGTCACCAGGACACCTCTCATCTGATCAGGCATTGGCACCTATAATGAGCCCATCTGTACCTTCAGTTGCTCCCCTGGGTACTGTACCAA GTACAAATTCAGTCCAGCTACAATGGAAAGCTTCTATGGCATCTACAGTGGACCTAGAATCTGTTCCAGACACCCAGCATGGTATCCCACGAGGGGAAGCCACCCCAGCTGAACAGAAATTTGCTGTATCTG ATCAAGAGCTGCCACATACTTCAGAACTGCCTTCTGCTGCTAAAACAAGGAAAGAAAAGGCAAATGCTGCTATGGGTGATCAGCCAAATGTACCACAAGGTCCAGAAACTGTTCGACATCAAGTCAAGGCACCATCATCAGATGCAAGAGAAACTTTACCGAAAGATCAGCAACCCTCTGGTGCTGCGCTTCCTGAACAAATTACTCATCCTGTACTTCCTTCTGACTTACGTGACCGACCTACTCCTGAAGTGGGCCGTACTGTTGTTGATAAGGAGACAACTCTTCTGTCAAGCCAAGCACAAACTTCAACCTCTGAGCCTGACTCAACACTGTTCAGTGGTGATGTATCGCCCACAGGTTCTCTACAGAATCAAGATGCGCAACCTCCTGTAGCAATTCAAGCACCAGCTACTCAGTCTCTACAAGGTTCTGCACCTACTCATGATGATTCATTAGGAAAATtcgagtcaccaagacaagcCTCGACTGATCAAGTCATGGCACCTGTGAGTGACTCAGCGGCACCTGTGGATGCTTCACAAGTTACTGAAACAG GTCAAGATTCTGCTGAGTCTATACAACCCCCTTTCTCTTCTGAGCCAACAGAAGACAACACTGTTGTTACTGCAGCTGATCAAACCAAGGATGTGGAGACAGAAATTCACCAACAAGCCATAGCACCTGCTCCTGACTCAGCTAAAACTCCATTCCCAGGAACTCAGGATGCATCAAGGAAAATTCAAGAAAGTACTCCTGATAATGGTCACATCAATGAACCTTTTCCAAGCCAAGAGCAAATGCTTCTTGGGGGGAGCAGTTCTCAACCGCGTGAAGGACAGATTACTGATCCATATGGAACCAATGTTAATGGAAGGACTGGCACATCTTTATCTAGCCAAGCAAATAGTGCAGACCCTGGGTCTGATTTGGCACCTACCCACACTGATGTTCACGCTTCAGTTGATGAAGGACCAACTGGAATTTATTTTGCTGCGCCTGGAGCACAGAAGCAGCTACCTGCGGAAACACAAGATGTATCCCTTGATTCCTCCAGTAAAACTAAATCAACTGGTCAAGAATCCATGGCACCGACAAGGGACCTTGCATCTTCTCCGGACACTCAGCTTGATTCCTCACGAACACAACACGAAGCTGCCCCAGCTGGACAAAAATTTGCTGTATCAG ATCAAGGATTTTCCAATGCTTCAAAATCACCTTCCTTTGCTGAACCAAGGAAAGAAGAGACAAATGCTGGCGCTGCTGATCAAGTAAGTGTACCACAGACAACTGCTGCCCATAAGATCCCAAGTGCAACATCAGATGCTCCACAAGGTGTTGAACCAG GTCAGGTATCTGCTCATGCTTCAGAACCACCTTTCTCTGCTGAAGCAAGTAACGAGACCTCTcatgctgctcgtgctcctgaatcaCACGAAGGGACTACCCCTCAAGTGCGTAGTCCTGTGGTTGATGCAAAGACAACACTTCCATCTAGGCAAGTGCAAACTGCAAATGCTGGACCTGATTCAACACCAATCAGTGGTGATGTGCCAGACAGAAGTTCTCTACACAATCAAGAGGCACAACTTTCTGCAGCAACTCAAGTGCCAACTATTCAGGCTCAAGGTTCTGCGTCCACCAAGAATGAACCTGCTGATTCCTTATTAGGAGATATCAAGTCACGGAGACAACTGCCAACTGATGAAGTTATGGCGCCTATAACAAGCTTCGCAGCACCTTCAGATTCTTCACAAGGCACTGAACCAG GTACAAATTCAGCTCAGCCTTCAGAAGAAGCTTCATTTGATTTTTCGAGTGATGAGAAACCCACTACGACTCAAGGTGATCAAGCTAAAACCCTACCAAATGTTGATCTACCAACCAGTCAAGTAGCTGGGCAATCTGAAAGTGAAGACTTCAGAAGAGTGGACTCCCAAGAGAACTTGAAAGGGGCATCACCCAATGAACCCAAGACGCAACAGCAACTTCAGCAGTTCAACACTCAATCATTTAAAGAGAACAACGAAGAAGCTGACGAACCAGGGAACCCACAACCGAGTGAGCAAGCTATTATTGACTCACCAGAGGGCAATGAGAACCAAGCTGAACAAACTAAACCACGTGACACTGAAACTGGTGGGCCAGAAGACATGGAGGCCTCAGAAAATAGCAATCAGAAGAACAGCAGAATATCTCAAGTGGAAACTTCAGATCATTCAGGAAAAGAAGCCTCAGGAGTTCAGCGGCTGGCTGAGAACACAAAAGATGCTCCCAACTCAACCGAGGATGTACCAGGTGATGTCGAAGCATTTAGTAAATCCAAGGAAAGCTCAAGGTCTTCTGAAGAACCCAAGGTGCAGCTACAGTCTGTTGACGAGAATGGTAGCTCAGAAACCGGGCAACCTACAGAAGGAGACCTTCCAGCAAATAGCTACCAGAACGGCGGTAGACAATCTCAGGCAGAGGCTTTAGATAAATCTGACGAACAATCTTATCCTGGTATTCAGAACAAGGACAGGGACTCGGGCAGATCGAACGACTCAGCCGATCCAACCAAGACTGGCGACATGGAAGATTAA